A genomic window from Massilia sp. METH4 includes:
- a CDS encoding STAS domain-containing protein — MERIPILKMGDLLLVTIQVDMHDRLAMTLQDDLTARIVKDRARGVLIDISALDIVDSFIGRMISNTAAMARILDARTVLVGMQPAVAITLVELGLTLHGVQTALNVEKGVKLLQQRTD, encoded by the coding sequence ATGGAGCGCATCCCCATTCTGAAGATGGGCGACCTGCTGCTGGTCACGATCCAGGTCGACATGCACGACCGGCTCGCGATGACCTTGCAGGACGACCTGACCGCGCGCATCGTGAAGGACCGCGCGCGCGGCGTGCTGATCGACATTTCCGCGCTGGACATCGTCGATTCCTTCATCGGCCGCATGATCAGCAACACGGCGGCGATGGCGCGCATTCTCGACGCCCGCACCGTGCTGGTGGGCATGCAGCCCGCCGTCGCCATCACGCTCGTGGAACTCGGCCTCACGCTGCACGGCGTGCAGACCGCGTTGAACGTCGAAAAAGGCGTCAAGCTCCTCCAGCAACGCACTGACTAA
- a CDS encoding AraC family transcriptional regulator ligand-binding domain-containing protein encodes MNQSWQNALTVSAHFLQGMLHALRTRHGEEAAFQALATAAIAPSLLAQPDARLTRQQYVALYRTIAATLDDEMLGLWSRPIRGGTLKYLMLSLLDAPTVLVALNRFVRFWNLLLDDYRLQISTKNVVVRIALVERMAGTPVTPLAHELMMKLIHGIASWLLGREIGLQRIAFNFGRPRHVRDYAFLYPGEVRFDAGATAIDFFYADCAEQFRREKHELWAFLKRAPEDWTFSAIHRGSLTAKTREYLEHRLSGPVTIQDLAGALHTSVRTLNRRFAEEGTHFQLVKDGLRRDIAVHRLANSNTGVAVLANDLGFADATGFCRAFKGWTGSSPGDYRKGARQGE; translated from the coding sequence ATGAACCAGTCCTGGCAAAACGCGCTCACCGTATCCGCCCACTTCTTGCAGGGCATGCTGCACGCCCTGCGCACGCGCCACGGCGAGGAAGCAGCGTTCCAGGCCCTTGCCACCGCCGCGATTGCGCCGTCCCTGCTGGCGCAGCCCGATGCGCGGCTGACGCGCCAGCAATACGTGGCCCTGTATCGCACGATCGCGGCCACGCTCGATGACGAGATGCTGGGACTGTGGTCGCGGCCGATCCGCGGCGGCACGCTGAAGTACCTGATGCTCAGCCTGCTTGACGCCCCGACCGTGCTGGTGGCGCTGAACCGCTTCGTGCGCTTCTGGAACCTGCTGCTCGACGACTACCGCCTGCAGATCTCCACGAAGAACGTAGTGGTGCGAATCGCCCTGGTCGAAAGAATGGCCGGCACGCCTGTCACGCCGCTCGCGCATGAATTGATGATGAAGCTGATCCACGGTATCGCCTCGTGGCTGCTGGGCAGGGAGATCGGCCTGCAGCGCATCGCGTTCAACTTCGGCCGCCCCAGGCACGTGCGCGATTACGCCTTCCTGTACCCCGGCGAGGTGCGCTTCGATGCCGGGGCGACCGCCATCGACTTCTTCTACGCCGATTGCGCGGAGCAGTTCCGGCGCGAGAAGCACGAGCTGTGGGCGTTCCTGAAACGTGCCCCCGAGGACTGGACCTTCAGCGCCATCCATCGTGGCTCCCTGACGGCGAAGACGCGCGAATACCTCGAGCACCGCCTGTCCGGGCCGGTGACCATCCAGGATCTCGCCGGGGCCCTGCATACCTCCGTGCGCACGCTCAACCGCCGCTTCGCGGAGGAGGGCACGCATTTCCAGCTGGTGAAGGATGGGCTGCGGCGCGATATCGCCGTGCACCGGCTGGCCAATTCGAACACCGGCGTGGCCGTGCTGGCCAATGACCTGGGGTTTGCCGATGCGACGGGGTTTTGCCGGGCGTTCAAGGGTTGGACGGGGAGCAGTCCGGGGGATTATCGGAAAGGGGCGCGGCAGGGGGAGTAA
- the fabF gene encoding beta-ketoacyl-ACP synthase II, translated as MGIVSPLGCGADAAWKHLLEGRSGLARLPDGVTEGIAAKVGGVVPPLTPASPWGFDPDRVVEPKDQKKMDRFTLFALAATQEALQQARWQPGTDGERERTATIVASGVGGFGAIVDAVRTTDGRGPRRLSPFTVPNFLANMAAGHISIRHGLRGPLGAPVTACAASAQAIGDAARLIRAGEADIAVCGGAEACIDRVSLGSFAAARTMATNFNDEPTQASRPFDVARDGFVMGEGAGILVIEELEHALQRGATPIAELLGYGTSADAYHLTSPPEDGAGGRRAMELAIRQAGIAPEAIGHLNAHATSTPVGDASELAAIRAVFGAGRGPAVSATKSSTGHLLGAAGGVEAIFTLLALRDRMAPPTLNLATADPAAEGIDIVSGTARPIETEYAISNGFGFGGVNASLVFGRFPAA; from the coding sequence ATGGGGATCGTGTCCCCGTTGGGATGCGGAGCCGACGCCGCATGGAAGCATCTGCTGGAAGGCCGTTCCGGCCTGGCCCGCTTGCCCGACGGCGTCACGGAAGGCATCGCGGCCAAGGTCGGCGGCGTGGTGCCGCCGTTGACGCCGGCCAGCCCATGGGGCTTCGATCCTGACCGCGTGGTGGAGCCGAAGGACCAGAAGAAGATGGACCGCTTCACGCTGTTCGCCCTGGCTGCCACCCAGGAAGCCTTGCAGCAGGCGCGCTGGCAGCCGGGAACGGACGGCGAGCGGGAAAGGACGGCGACGATCGTGGCTTCCGGCGTGGGCGGCTTCGGCGCCATCGTCGATGCCGTCAGGACCACCGACGGGCGCGGGCCGCGCCGCCTGTCGCCTTTCACGGTACCGAACTTCCTGGCCAATATGGCGGCCGGCCACATCTCGATCCGCCACGGCCTGCGCGGCCCGTTGGGCGCTCCGGTCACCGCCTGTGCCGCGAGCGCCCAGGCGATCGGCGACGCGGCGCGGCTGATCCGCGCGGGCGAAGCCGATATCGCCGTATGCGGCGGGGCCGAGGCTTGCATCGACCGCGTCAGCCTCGGTTCGTTCGCCGCCGCGCGCACGATGGCGACGAACTTCAACGACGAACCCACGCAGGCATCGCGCCCGTTCGACGTGGCGCGCGATGGCTTCGTGATGGGCGAAGGCGCCGGCATCCTCGTGATAGAGGAACTGGAGCATGCGTTGCAGCGCGGCGCCACGCCGATCGCGGAGCTGCTCGGCTATGGCACGAGCGCCGATGCTTATCACCTGACGTCGCCGCCCGAGGACGGCGCCGGCGGCCGCCGGGCGATGGAGCTGGCGATCCGGCAGGCCGGCATCGCCCCCGAGGCGATCGGGCACCTGAATGCCCACGCGACGTCCACCCCGGTGGGCGACGCCAGCGAGCTCGCGGCCATTCGCGCCGTCTTCGGCGCCGGCCGGGGCCCCGCGGTGTCGGCCACCAAGTCGTCCACCGGCCACCTGCTGGGGGCCGCCGGCGGCGTGGAGGCGATCTTCACCCTATTGGCGCTGCGCGACCGGATGGCGCCGCCCACGCTGAACCTGGCGACAGCCGATCCGGCGGCCGAAGGCATCGACATCGTCAGCGGCACGGCCCGGCCGATCGAGACGGAGTATGCGATCTCGAACGGCTTCGGTTTCGGCGGCGTCAACGCCAGCCTCGTATTCGGCCGCTTCCCGGCGGCGTGA
- a CDS encoding anti-sigma regulatory factor, producing the protein MVLPIRSDEDVVRLRQSVREQMIAAGFSLIDQTKMITAASELARNTLRYGGGGEAHLQKLLQGVRKGIGLTFIDHGPGIPDIARALTDGYTTGGGMGLGLSGAKRLADEFDIESAPGQGTTVRICKWKPY; encoded by the coding sequence ATGGTGCTGCCGATTCGTTCCGACGAGGATGTCGTGCGGCTGCGGCAATCCGTGCGCGAACAGATGATCGCCGCCGGCTTTTCGCTGATCGACCAGACCAAGATGATCACGGCCGCCAGCGAGCTGGCGCGCAATACGCTGCGCTACGGCGGCGGCGGCGAGGCGCACCTGCAAAAGCTGCTGCAGGGCGTCCGCAAGGGCATCGGCCTCACGTTCATCGACCATGGGCCCGGCATCCCCGACATCGCGCGGGCGCTGACGGACGGCTACACGACCGGCGGCGGCATGGGGCTCGGCCTGTCCGGCGCGAAGCGGCTGGCGGACGAATTCGACATCGAATCGGCGCCCGGCCAGGGCACCACGGTCAGAATCTGCAAATGGAAACCATACTAG
- a CDS encoding STAS domain-containing protein, translated as MSMATTGRLAKVLGENQEALIEGWLGGMLSRVVRRDKAAEGEIRQQAGRFIPLVARAVEKGQNYDFDAPAWQEVRQLLAEMSAARVRQGFSPTETATFIFSLKEPVFTLLRQELAADPAALATEVTEAGTLFDRMGLFTIEEYQKGRESVIMRQQQELLELSTPVVQLWKDVLALPLIGTLDSARTQVVMENLLQKIIETGASIAIIDITGVPTVDTLVAQHLLKTVAAARLMGADCIISGIRPQIAQTIVHLGVNLEDVLTKATLADAFVVALKRVGATVVRNEAAA; from the coding sequence ATGAGCATGGCAACGACGGGCCGCCTGGCCAAGGTCCTTGGCGAGAACCAGGAAGCACTGATTGAAGGCTGGCTGGGCGGGATGTTGTCCCGCGTGGTACGCCGTGACAAGGCGGCCGAGGGCGAGATCCGCCAGCAGGCCGGCCGCTTCATTCCGCTCGTCGCCCGGGCCGTCGAGAAGGGGCAGAACTACGATTTCGATGCCCCGGCCTGGCAGGAAGTGCGCCAGCTGCTGGCCGAGATGTCCGCCGCGCGCGTGCGCCAGGGCTTCTCGCCGACCGAGACGGCCACCTTCATCTTCTCCCTGAAGGAGCCGGTATTCACGCTGCTGCGCCAGGAGCTGGCGGCGGACCCGGCGGCACTGGCTACCGAGGTAACCGAGGCTGGCACGCTGTTCGACCGCATGGGCCTGTTCACGATCGAGGAATACCAGAAAGGCCGCGAAAGCGTGATCATGCGCCAGCAGCAGGAATTGCTGGAGCTCTCCACCCCCGTCGTGCAACTGTGGAAGGACGTGCTGGCGCTGCCGCTGATCGGCACGCTGGACAGCGCCCGCACCCAGGTGGTGATGGAAAACCTGCTGCAGAAGATCATCGAAACGGGCGCCTCGATCGCCATCATCGACATCACCGGCGTGCCGACGGTGGACACGCTGGTGGCCCAGCACCTGCTGAAGACGGTCGCCGCGGCCCGCCTGATGGGCGCCGACTGCATCATCAGCGGCATCCGCCCGCAGATCGCGCAAACCATCGTGCACCTGGGCGTGAACCTGGAGGACGTGCTGACGAAGGCCACCCTGGCCGATGCATTCGTGGTGGCGCTGAAACGCGTGGGCGCCACCGTGGTGCGCAACGAAGCGGCGGCCTGA
- a CDS encoding sugar-binding domain-containing protein, with protein MTTTDILHPRPQLTRTQWASLDGTWEFAFDDDDQGRNQGWHDGRALPRSIEVPFPYQSERSGIGAKDVHEIVWYARTFDVPAEWREQDLLLHFGAVDYSTEVWVNGKLAGRNRGGHVPFSFNIAPFLHDGPNRVTLRVEDRQDMHQPRGKQSSSGKPVRIYYWCTTGIWQSVWLEPAPPVRVDALRFLQTEPDGRLAVEVHLHAPSGPWTVEMDVLDETGERVVFAQAETRFANATLHARIDAAQPWSPDTPYLYGLRVRLIADGRVLDEIGSYCGLRRFEAHDAHFHLNGRRTFLLMVLDQGYWPDTNLAAPSADALREDAQWIKRLGFNAVRKHQKIEDERWLYWCDRLGILVWEEMPNTRSWSLEAEEALLSEWERAVERDAGHPCIVAWVPLVESFGFPALYRHPGQQAFIEKLVMRTRRLDPGRLVVDNDGWEHTDLTDICSIHDYTQPGDKLAARYAETVKSLQPPSKGWYKDKPLFLPGGQYRGQPIVLSEVGGFLSEPEAPDAPRDRLFDYYGTVRSGAELLARYRDLIEALGTLPFLAGACYTQFTDVEHEKNGLLTFDRQPKIDPEEVAALHRALLQRYQDG; from the coding sequence ATGACTACGACCGACATCCTCCATCCCCGCCCCCAACTGACCCGTACCCAGTGGGCCAGCCTGGACGGCACCTGGGAATTCGCCTTCGACGACGACGACCAGGGCCGCAACCAGGGCTGGCACGACGGCCGCGCGTTGCCGCGGTCGATCGAGGTGCCGTTCCCCTACCAGAGCGAACGCTCCGGCATCGGCGCGAAGGACGTGCATGAAATCGTATGGTATGCCCGTACCTTCGACGTGCCGGCCGAGTGGCGCGAGCAAGACCTGTTGCTGCACTTCGGCGCCGTCGACTACAGCACCGAGGTCTGGGTCAACGGCAAGCTGGCTGGCCGCAACCGCGGCGGCCATGTGCCGTTCTCGTTCAATATCGCCCCCTTCCTGCACGACGGGCCGAACCGCGTCACCTTGCGCGTGGAAGACCGGCAGGACATGCACCAGCCGCGCGGCAAGCAATCGTCGTCCGGCAAGCCGGTGCGCATCTATTACTGGTGCACGACGGGCATCTGGCAGAGCGTGTGGCTGGAGCCCGCGCCGCCCGTGCGCGTCGATGCGCTGCGCTTCCTGCAAACCGAGCCGGATGGGCGGCTGGCGGTCGAGGTGCACCTGCACGCGCCTTCCGGCCCCTGGACCGTCGAGATGGACGTGCTGGATGAAACCGGCGAGCGCGTCGTCTTCGCGCAGGCGGAAACGCGCTTCGCCAACGCCACGCTGCATGCGCGCATCGACGCGGCGCAGCCTTGGTCACCCGACACGCCCTACCTGTACGGCCTGCGCGTGCGCCTGATCGCCGACGGGCGGGTGCTCGACGAAATCGGCTCCTACTGCGGCCTGCGGCGCTTCGAGGCGCACGATGCCCACTTTCACCTGAACGGCCGGCGTACCTTCCTGCTGATGGTGCTCGACCAGGGCTACTGGCCCGATACCAACTTGGCCGCGCCCTCGGCCGATGCCCTGCGCGAGGATGCGCAGTGGATCAAGCGCCTCGGCTTCAATGCCGTGCGCAAGCACCAGAAGATCGAAGACGAGCGCTGGCTGTACTGGTGCGACCGGCTCGGCATCCTCGTGTGGGAAGAGATGCCGAACACGCGCAGCTGGTCGCTCGAGGCGGAAGAGGCGCTGCTGTCGGAATGGGAACGCGCCGTGGAGCGCGACGCGGGACACCCCTGCATCGTGGCCTGGGTGCCGCTGGTGGAGAGCTTCGGCTTCCCGGCCCTGTACCGCCATCCGGGCCAGCAAGCCTTCATCGAAAAGCTGGTGATGCGCACCCGGCGGCTCGATCCGGGGCGCCTGGTCGTCGACAACGACGGCTGGGAGCACACCGACCTGACCGACATCTGCTCGATCCACGACTACACGCAGCCCGGCGACAAGCTGGCCGCGCGCTATGCCGAAACGGTGAAGTCCCTGCAGCCGCCGTCGAAGGGCTGGTACAAGGACAAGCCGCTGTTCCTGCCCGGCGGGCAGTACCGCGGGCAGCCGATCGTGCTGTCGGAAGTGGGCGGTTTTCTCAGCGAACCCGAGGCGCCGGACGCCCCGCGCGACCGGCTGTTCGATTACTACGGCACCGTGCGCTCCGGCGCCGAGCTGCTGGCGCGCTACCGCGACCTGATCGAGGCGCTGGGCACACTGCCCTTCCTGGCCGGCGCCTGCTACACGCAATTTACCGACGTCGAACACGAAAAGAACGGCCTGCTCACGTTCGACCGCCAACCGAAAATCGACCCCGAGGAAGTCGCCGCCCTGCACCGCGCGTTGCTGCAGCGTTATCAAGACGGTTGA
- a CDS encoding MFS transporter, producing MHSTPATAVPPRIRHRQVISLALLLVSGVINYLDRATLAVANEYIRADLGLSLGEMGLLLSAFAWSYAICQLPVGALVDKIGPRWLLGMGLVVWSLAQAAGGLVSTFGWFVIARIALGIGEAPQFPAAARVVSNWFPARSRGTPTGVFNSASPLGVALAPLLLPPLIAATSWHWAFFATGALGLVMAIVWIALYRDPVRGELDNAERAYLEIDGAEAGGKAAPAAGFAAWRSLFRHRTTWGMMLGFFGSVYLNWVFLTWLPGYLRTERHMELAQAGIAASVPFLCGFAGALIAGWASDRVARHAASPVAGRRNAVVVATLGMVAFTIPAALVESNTVAVACIAVVIFLANASSACAWSLATVAAPPSHVASLGALQNFGGFLGSALAPILTGYIAQASSFVPALLTGAGIAFLGAMCYLFLVVRPIPEQY from the coding sequence ATGCACAGCACACCGGCCACCGCCGTCCCTCCCCGCATCCGCCACCGCCAGGTCATTTCACTCGCGCTGCTGCTGGTGAGCGGCGTGATCAACTACCTCGACCGCGCCACGCTGGCCGTGGCCAACGAATACATCCGCGCCGACCTGGGGCTGTCGCTGGGCGAGATGGGCCTGCTGCTGTCGGCGTTCGCGTGGAGCTATGCGATCTGCCAGTTGCCGGTCGGCGCGCTGGTCGACAAGATCGGACCACGCTGGCTGCTGGGCATGGGTCTCGTGGTGTGGTCGCTGGCCCAGGCTGCCGGCGGGCTGGTGTCGACCTTCGGCTGGTTCGTGATTGCCCGCATCGCACTCGGCATCGGCGAGGCGCCGCAGTTCCCCGCGGCGGCGCGGGTCGTCAGCAACTGGTTCCCGGCGCGCTCGCGCGGCACGCCCACCGGCGTCTTCAACTCGGCTTCGCCGCTCGGCGTGGCGCTGGCGCCGTTGCTGCTGCCGCCGCTGATCGCGGCCACGAGCTGGCACTGGGCATTCTTCGCCACCGGCGCACTGGGCCTGGTGATGGCCATCGTGTGGATCGCCCTGTATCGCGATCCCGTGCGCGGTGAGCTCGACAATGCGGAACGGGCCTATCTCGAGATCGACGGGGCCGAAGCGGGCGGCAAGGCGGCGCCGGCCGCGGGCTTCGCCGCCTGGCGCAGCCTGTTCCGGCACCGCACCACGTGGGGCATGATGCTGGGCTTTTTTGGCTCGGTCTATCTGAACTGGGTATTCCTGACGTGGCTGCCGGGCTACCTGCGCACCGAGCGCCACATGGAGCTGGCCCAGGCCGGCATCGCGGCCTCGGTGCCCTTCCTCTGCGGCTTCGCCGGCGCCCTAATCGCCGGGTGGGCGTCCGACCGCGTGGCCCGCCACGCGGCATCGCCGGTCGCCGGCCGGCGCAACGCGGTCGTCGTGGCCACGCTGGGCATGGTGGCCTTCACGATCCCGGCTGCCCTCGTCGAAAGCAATACCGTCGCCGTGGCGTGCATCGCAGTGGTGATCTTCCTCGCGAACGCTTCCTCCGCCTGCGCCTGGTCGCTCGCCACGGTGGCCGCGCCGCCGAGCCACGTCGCCTCGCTGGGGGCGCTGCAGAATTTCGGCGGCTTCCTGGGCAGCGCGCTCGCGCCCATCCTCACCGGCTACATCGCGCAAGCCTCGTCGTTCGTACCGGCCCTGCTCACCGGTGCGGGCATCGCGTTCCTGGGGGCCATGTGCTACCTGTTCCTGGTAGTGCGGCCGATACCGGAACAATATTGA
- a CDS encoding FAD:protein FMN transferase, which produces MFHHTFAAMNTRFSMVLPETEARAGRRFAREAEAVLVEQERMMSRFVAHGDLATVNRDAAGGPVPVPDGLWDVLQTCRRHHELTDGAFDIAQGSQRGGHRMQMVHFDPVARTLQFTAPGMQLDLGGIGKGIALDRVRQLLLDRGVGHAFLSFGESSVGVIGTHPAGDCWPVGVEDLFEPGRSLHRFDLRDSSMSTSGNREGQAHIVDPSSGCLVTGCETMTVACASATDAEVLSTALLVVPAPRRAAILRHYAGVQAVHIVYRKSNGRWTGEKDWLYE; this is translated from the coding sequence ATGTTTCACCATACGTTCGCCGCGATGAACACGCGGTTCAGCATGGTATTGCCGGAAACCGAAGCGCGCGCGGGTAGGCGATTCGCACGCGAGGCGGAAGCCGTGCTCGTCGAGCAGGAGCGGATGATGAGCCGCTTCGTCGCGCACGGCGACCTGGCGACGGTGAATCGCGACGCCGCCGGCGGGCCGGTTCCGGTGCCGGACGGCCTGTGGGATGTCCTGCAGACCTGCAGGCGGCATCATGAATTGACCGATGGTGCATTCGATATCGCCCAGGGTTCGCAACGGGGCGGTCACCGGATGCAGATGGTGCACTTCGATCCGGTGGCGCGCACCTTGCAGTTCACGGCACCAGGCATGCAGCTGGACCTGGGCGGCATCGGCAAGGGCATTGCACTCGATCGTGTCAGGCAACTGTTGCTCGATCGTGGCGTCGGCCACGCATTCCTCAGCTTTGGTGAAAGTTCCGTCGGCGTCATCGGAACCCATCCCGCGGGCGACTGCTGGCCCGTTGGCGTGGAAGACCTCTTCGAACCAGGCCGCTCGCTGCATCGCTTCGACTTGCGTGACTCTTCCATGTCGACATCCGGCAACCGCGAAGGACAGGCGCATATCGTCGATCCGTCCAGCGGCTGCCTCGTGACCGGTTGCGAAACCATGACCGTTGCCTGCGCCAGCGCGACCGATGCGGAGGTGCTGTCGACCGCATTGCTGGTGGTTCCGGCTCCTCGTCGTGCTGCCATCCTGCGACATTATGCAGGCGTCCAGGCAGTGCATATCGTCTATCGGAAGAGCAATGGAAGATGGACTGGCGAAAAGGATTGGCTGTATGAGTAA
- a CDS encoding DUF1080 domain-containing protein, with the protein MRFRSFSSAALVAAMAVVPLQATAASGKCNASLVSATAPLTGEEKLQGWTMLWDGSSTAAWRSVRSDAFPAQGWQTCDGILTVMGKGGEESRSGGDIITRKRYRDFELELDVMIAPGANSGVKIFTQPDLKPIDRLTGKPATVGSAIGLEFQVLDDDRHPDAKLGIDGNRTIGSLYDLIPAAMDKSPSPVEQWNRVRIVSKGKLVSFWLNGKKTVEFERGSDEFRAAVAGSKFKDISAFGEWPDGHILLQDHGDKVSFRNIRIRDLSRS; encoded by the coding sequence ATGCGGTTTCGGTCGTTTTCCTCGGCAGCGCTTGTCGCTGCCATGGCAGTGGTGCCCCTGCAGGCCACGGCTGCCAGCGGCAAGTGCAATGCTTCCCTGGTCTCGGCAACCGCGCCGCTCACCGGGGAAGAGAAGCTGCAGGGCTGGACCATGCTGTGGGATGGTTCCTCCACGGCGGCATGGCGTAGCGTCCGGTCCGATGCTTTTCCCGCACAAGGATGGCAGACATGCGATGGCATCCTGACTGTCATGGGCAAGGGTGGGGAAGAATCCCGCAGCGGGGGCGACATCATCACCCGCAAGCGCTATCGCGATTTCGAACTGGAGCTCGACGTCATGATTGCCCCTGGTGCCAACAGCGGGGTCAAGATCTTCACGCAGCCGGATCTCAAGCCGATCGACCGGCTGACCGGCAAGCCGGCAACCGTAGGCTCCGCGATCGGATTGGAGTTCCAGGTCCTGGACGATGATCGCCATCCGGATGCGAAACTCGGAATAGATGGCAACCGCACCATCGGCTCCCTGTATGACCTGATTCCGGCAGCAATGGACAAGAGCCCGTCCCCGGTCGAGCAATGGAACAGGGTCCGCATCGTGTCGAAGGGGAAGCTCGTCTCGTTCTGGCTGAACGGCAAGAAGACAGTGGAGTTCGAACGCGGCTCGGACGAGTTTCGCGCCGCCGTCGCAGGGAGCAAGTTCAAGGACATTTCCGCATTCGGGGAATGGCCCGACGGTCACATCCTGCTGCAGGACCATGGCGATAAAGTGTCATTCCGAAACATACGTATTCGTGACCTGAGCCGCAGCTGA
- a CDS encoding ATP-binding SpoIIE family protein phosphatase, with protein METILAAEHRQSCHPLAEASQVAAVRRAAVNLCTQLGFDETAAGEVAIAVTEAATNILKHAGHGEILLRPLVRAGIHGLEILALDNGPGIANLHASMADGHSTAGSYGVGLGAMRRLATEFDIYSTAGRGTAVMMTLWPRPYTSMTPAEAARTAPSLHWGAVCLPMHGEHMSGDSWALAHDATSATVMVADGLGHGPLAAQASELAATTLARNPALPAGTLLEDMHAALRATRGAAAAVVRIDMLADTLTFAGVGNIAAHVFNGSERRQMVSHNGIVGSNVRKVQEFDASWTDASLLILHSDGINSRWNLPDYPGLAACHPALIAGVLYRDCSRGRDDVTVLAIRDRQGWQS; from the coding sequence ATGGAAACCATACTAGCCGCGGAACACCGCCAGAGCTGCCATCCGCTCGCGGAGGCCAGCCAGGTCGCGGCGGTGCGCCGTGCCGCCGTGAACCTGTGCACGCAGCTGGGCTTCGATGAAACGGCGGCCGGCGAGGTGGCGATCGCCGTCACCGAGGCTGCCACCAATATCCTCAAGCATGCAGGCCATGGCGAGATCCTGCTGCGCCCGCTCGTGCGGGCCGGTATCCACGGCCTTGAAATCCTCGCCCTGGACAACGGCCCGGGGATCGCCAACCTGCATGCCAGCATGGCCGATGGCCACTCCACGGCGGGCAGCTATGGGGTAGGCCTGGGCGCCATGCGGCGCCTGGCCACCGAATTCGACATCTACAGCACCGCCGGCCGCGGCACCGCCGTGATGATGACGCTGTGGCCGCGCCCGTACACGTCGATGACGCCGGCCGAGGCGGCGCGCACCGCGCCCTCCCTGCACTGGGGCGCCGTATGCCTGCCGATGCACGGCGAGCACATGTCGGGCGACAGCTGGGCGCTGGCGCACGACGCCACGTCGGCCACGGTGATGGTGGCCGACGGCCTCGGCCACGGCCCGCTGGCGGCGCAGGCTTCCGAACTGGCGGCCACGACGCTGGCCCGCAATCCCGCCCTGCCGGCCGGCACGCTGCTCGAAGACATGCACGCGGCACTGCGTGCCACGCGCGGCGCGGCGGCCGCCGTCGTCCGCATCGACATGCTGGCCGACACGCTGACCTTCGCCGGCGTGGGCAATATCGCCGCCCACGTGTTCAACGGCAGCGAGCGGCGCCAGATGGTGTCGCACAACGGCATCGTGGGCAGCAACGTGCGCAAGGTGCAGGAATTCGACGCGTCCTGGACCGACGCTTCGCTGCTGATCCTGCATTCGGACGGCATCAATTCGCGCTGGAACCTGCCCGATTATCCGGGCCTGGCCGCCTGCCATCCGGCACTGATCGCCGGCGTGCTGTACCGCGACTGCAGCCGGGGACGCGATGACGTCACCGTGCTCGCGATCCGTGACCGACAGGGATGGCAATCATGA